In Festucalex cinctus isolate MCC-2025b chromosome 1, RoL_Fcin_1.0, whole genome shotgun sequence, the sequence TCCCCCCATTATTTACGGAAACTCACCTACTTGCAATGTTCTGACAAAACATGTCtgaacattatttttattttaaaatactgcTTATGTTATTATGATATTGTATTGCAGCATCTGTTTAATTGATAATGTCAGTCATAAACACGCCAAAGAAACAAACTTATCTGCTTAATGAAACTTTTGCGGCTGACTGTATCCATTAACAAATTACACTGCGACCGAGTTAGTCACTCAACAAGCCTCCATAAACAAGTACaacatttgttatttttgtggCAAAATACTGTTTATGGTATATATGATATTGATTGTTTTGTAGCATCTAAGTTGAGACAATGCAcggttaccccgggtttacaccggttgcggttgtggtgcggttgcggtgcgttccggcgacgcaagcaattagattccattcattcgaatggtgcagtttacaccgcttgcgggtgcgttgcgtgtcaactgcgtctcagctgcggcgtgccgcagcccttccgcaaggatagcctattttctatttttgccggacgccgcagcggtagggctccggcaaatggcaagctagcacaaaacacatcgagcgggacaggaagaccgacgcagtttcaaaataaatttccggttacctttcaagataaaacactcgccagctcctgtttcgcaagcatgctagcaaaacgtgatgtgggcatagccgggcctggagttaaagtgtgaggtgctcattcacggtttggacaccagcgaacatggacgaggagaggtttttaTTGGCGGTGGAAagctacaaaataataaaagtccacctctctttctgcttctctgttgagcacagactttctgtgtgtttgtcgtcgtttttaatgccacatgatcgcgcgcggtcacgcgagacacagcgggaagtggtcggcgacggagctgccggaccgcagctgtgcggagccggtgtggattggccaaaaaattgacgcgtccggagcacgcagtcaagacgcgtcgcaccgcacacgcaaccggtgtaaacccggggttactgtCGACTTTTaacacccccaaaaaactgATAAACACTTGACAGAAACCCTTGTCTGCTGATGTTTAGGGGTGTCAGGATAAGGGGAAtaccgtgatattaaaactgtcacattatcgtcgtcatgttcacaatatttaaaaggaacacatctgttaaaaaaaaaaaaaggtcaggttgatttccatttgtgcagttctagcaccctctagtggctagtttattagtggaatttaattttcattagggatgttttggccttcgatgtttaaaatctatgctaattgtcagatgaaagggaacctaatttgcttgtgaagcgatgaatgtgtgcttgcattagcaagtaagtgcctcaatattgttattagagattgtaggtggtttatatgcattgctgttatgtccaaaagcacaatattgtgcttttggacataactttttttttttttttttttttttacacactattgtgatctttttttaaatatcgccagagCCCAcacaatatcgcgataattatcgtatcgcgttgtttggatatcgttgcatccctacttCTGGTGTGAAAGTAGGATTGGTAGGATTAAACGCAGCATCTAGGTCTGTGCGAATGCAGCTGTGTTGGATCCATAAACAGACTTGCGTACCAGCACAGGCCGCCCCACGAGTACCATTCTTTATTTTTAAGGCTACAGCAATGTTTGAGGTTATTTGTAAGCATTTGAAAGTGTTTTGATATCATAGTTTGTGGTTTAAACTATTGATGAAGGAAATGTTGGACTGATTTTTGTCTTTAACAGGAACGCTACCACCCcccaaagaaaatatcaaagggAACATAAAAACTATTACGGAGTATAAAATTGATGACGATGGCAAGAAGTTGAAGGTAATTCGGATTTTGTCGGGCTCCactcaacaaaaaatgacaatgtaattTATTTGTAGATTGTACGGACGTTCAAGATCGAGACCAGGAAAGCCTCCAAAGCTGTGGCGAGGAGGAAGGTGGGCTTTTATAGTTTAGAGTGGAGTGGAAATGAAGCACCAGTGACTTGTTAAAATTTCCATCTTACTTCCAGAACTGGAAGAAATTTGGCAACTCCGAGTTTGACGCCGCGGGTCCGAATGTGGCCACAACCACCGTTAGCGATGACGTCTTCATGACGTTCATCTCCAGCAAAGAGGTGAGGATCGGCTCTTGCTCCGAGGGAACTCTGCGGAATGGGTCTGATGAGTTGTCTACTTTACCCCAGGATCTGAACGCCCAAGACCAGGATGAGGACCCCATGAACAAGCTGAAAGGACAGAAGATCGTGTCTTGTCGTATCTGCAAAGGCGACCACTGGACCACCCGCTGTCCCTATAAGGACACCTTGGGCCCCATGCAGAAGGAGCTGGCCGAGCAGCTCGGCCTGTCCACCTCAGACAAGGAAAAACCTGCCGGCTCAGGTACTGTGTGGATATCCAGTGCTAGGGTGGGAATGAGCTGGTGCTAATCAATTGCATTACCTTGTGACCAATAAGAGATTACAGTCACACAGTTGTTTTAGTTCGCAAACTCAATTatagattttgaaaaatatcaattttatgTCATATCAGCCGAGACAGAGCCTGTGCAGCCTGCACAGAGCAAGACTGGCAAATATGTGCCCCCCAGCCTGAGGGACGGGGGTACGCGCAGAGGCGAGTCCATGCAGCCCAACCGCAGAGGTGAGGTCAAGAATTGAAAAGGGTgggggaatgaaaaaaaatcaattctcctGGTAGATGCCGCTTATAAATACCCCAAACCAAAATATGTCTGTAGCCGACGACAACGCCACCATCCGTGTGACCAACCTGTCGGAAGACACCCGCGAGACGGACCTGCAGGAGCTTTTCAGACCCTTCGGCTCCATCTCGAGAATCTACCTGGCCAAAGACAAGAACACCGGGCAGTCCAAGGTGAGCCGTCTCCACACTCGCCGTTTTTCCTCATAGCTGAACACAAAAAGCAAATCAAACGTGTCCACGCGTCGCAGGGCTTCGCATTCATAAGTTTCCACCGTCGCGAGGATGCGGCCAGAGCCATTGCGGGCGTGTCAGGATTCGGATACGATCATCTCATTCTCAATGTTGAATGGGCCAAGTAAGTTGACACTGCTTATAATGTGAAGGGTTTAAAAGTGTACTGACTGAGCATGTTTTTCTCTTTGCAGACCATCAAACAACTGAAGGATATTCAATCGAAGGCCACATTTGTTCACTAAAATATGCCTGCCTGTTACTCTAATAAAGAGAATCCTCATCATCACTTGTCACTGTTTTCTTAAAGAGACATATTTCTTTGCTTGTTGAAATTAGCCAGTTTTGTCTCATGAAAGAGTTGGCTACTCTGTGatgatgcattaaaaaaaaaaaaaagtaatttcccATCTCCCCTTTGAATAAATAATCTAGTGAGATGGGCACTTGCGCAAGAGGCCTACAAACATTCACCTTTGGGTGCAGCAACACTCAAACTTGAATTTGAATGCATTTGCAttacaaccctttttttttgttaacttatCTCCCATTACACTGAAGATGTACAAACCTCTTTATACTGCCTTTACAGTGACTTCCTAATAAGGTATTTTGGGAACAAAACTGCTTCTTAAACAGAATTCCTGATCTAACAaatatcggccggttgtaacttttgcaACCTCATAACAGACAAAGGAATCTTAATTTAAtttctttgtgacagttcaggctgtttgaaagcgctatataaataaacttgagttgagttggacatgccaccgtgggggTTGGGGGGCCAATAGCATCCCCAACAGACAGACAGCCTCCATCCGCTCTGACTgacacaaaattaaaaagtcaaagGGTTTCAGAAACGTACGGAGccccgaaggtgacatggtagaaaaaaaaacaactttgcgttcccgcaCAAAACATctttgcattccctcgcaatGCAGTTTTGTGAAGACCGTTTCTGTTTTCTTCTATCGCCTTagttcttgtttttatttcctatcACAGTAGGTAGAGTTTTGCTTCTGTTTAAGTTCCCACATTATTTTCCCACATaggttataaaataaatatgcacaAAATCAAGACTTGTTTACTGTgtttttcatcaatttatagtagCCTAACCtcaaaggtgaaaaaaaaaaaaaaattgtaaaaagggttcattttaatgactgattcaacaaggttctcatctgttatcctgataaaattatcaaaaatagATGTGGGGCTCCACAGGCTTACTCAGAATTCATCTAAATAATTAGTTTGCatttccttcaattaatgagtcaattaatttaataattaattattgatttagtaattaattggaccgatttccgtTACACTGGCAATACTTAATATTGTAATTAGTTACCAAGGGCAAGACAGTTATTGGCGCAAAAGTGCTGACATATACAGGTCTTTGCATCATAAGTGATCCTATCTCAAGAGTCCTAAGATCCAAGTGAAGACCTGATCCATGTGATAAGagctttatttgaaatattacatATAAAAACGACATACAATTTGTCCAACATGTTAACAAGGATTTAAAAacactttcatttaaaaaaaaaaaaagaaaaaaaaaaaaggcccagaATTCATTTAATCATCTCCAACTATGGACACTTTTTGCGGGCAGGAGAacacatacgcacgcacacacacacactaatctGACACCTCCATCTTCTCTTGTTTGATATTCTCTGCAGGAAAACAGGGGATATGTTCAGTCACATGATGTGTTTAGTCGTTTCAACAATAGACAGACATATGGGCAAGTGTGGTCACCTGCTGTCTGTTCTTCCTTCATCCTTTCAATAACGCACTTCTTAAGCTCCAACCCGATGGCTCTGGACAGGGGCGGGGGCACAGCATTGCCAACCTGCCAGGCGCCGACGACAAGATGGCAATTAAAGCCCGATTCTCTTTAGTGTGGCTCAATATGCCAGTGCGGTTGCTCACCTGTCTGTGTTTGTCCAGGATGTTCCCGAAGAAACGGTACGTGTCGGGGAAGCCTTGCGAGCGCGCGCACTCCCTCACGCTGACCACTCGGTGCTGCTCGGGGTGCAGAACGCGACcctggaataaaaaaataaataaatggtagtgccaaaaataaaaataataataataataataataataaaaaaaaaaggcttgtgtttggtctttttttctttgaaccTGTTTCCCCATGGGCTCAGGATTGGTGACGGTGGTGCTGAAGAAGCCGTCCCACTCCAGCCTTCCGTAAAGTCCCGCCCAGTGGTTGTGGCGGTTTCCCGTGTGAGGCAGACACCACGGGATCAGCGTGTTGAACTGCCGGTCGGCCGGATCGCAAGGCTTTCCTGCATAGGCGCGCAAAAGCATGTTAGCGTGCTGGTGACTTCATGCAAGAGTCTTCGAAACCCAAGCTCACCTCCGGCACAGGTGCAGACGCCTCTGAGCGCGCCCGTGCCGCTGCGTCCGTTCTTCTTGTCTGGGTGCGTGTAGCGCAGCCTCTTGGCCATGGTGCCGTCCTTCAGGCGCACCTCGATGTTGGGAAGGTCTCTCCAGTCTGAGCCGGGTGCCAATGGGATGTGGCGCATGCGGCCTTCCACCAGAGCACTCATGTCCTATACAAAATGCAAGTTTTATGTTTTAGGGCAGTTATAGacttttgtgatttaaaaaaccccaaacatttttcatgttggtatgATGCTGTTTCAAATGAATTAAGTGTACTACCAAAAGCATGTCATGACATCACTTGCCAGAGGCAGAGAGTAGATGTGAGCTAGTGAACATTTCCTTAGTGAGCATTACAGTCCGAAAACATTTCCTCTGGTTGCATGCTTACCTTGCAGACGTGATCCCTGAGGATGGGCTGGTACTGTGTGCCGCGGATCTGCCTCTGGAACCACGACTGAGGCTCGCCGTTGTAGGAAATCTCCAAGGCGGTGGCGCCATTGCGGATCTCAGGCAGGTCAGACATGGTGTCTCGGACTGTGATGGTTCTGTAGATTCCGCCGTTGCCGCTGGACGCAAGACGCCGTGTTACAACGCCATTTGATGATGAGTGTAGCGCGCGtgagaggtcaaacttaccGTGTGACGTTGCTGACGTATTTCTTCTCGTCCACCACCACGCTGAGGGAGACGGCTCTGGGGGCAAACACGTGCAGAGGTTCCGGATAGCGAGGAAGCTTCTCTCCGGGAGCGGCGGCTAGGATGATGGCTCTGCGGCGAGTCTGGGCCACGCCGTACTGACCCGCCTGATCACGTGACACAATGAACAGCAGCAAACGCACCTCATGAAAGGATGATCTCACGTAACTTGACATTATTTTCTAATGACAGTTTAAAAACCCTAATCCTCAAAGGGATGACACATTGAAAAACTATCATAAAAAGGTTGGAGCACAAGGACCGCGATTAGTACACAGACCACTATGTGTCAATAAGTTGCATCGATGCTCAACAATAATGTAATGAATCAATGTTAGCTTATTTAGTATAGGCAACCATTACTAGTTACAACTAGGGCTGGACAAATTttgcctaaataaaaaaaaaataataataattaactcaAACATCCCATTTTGGCTTTGTGTACGAACTGAGGTCTGTGATGGTCATTCCCTCCAACTCCCTGCTAATTTTCCGTTGTTATACAAAAtagcagtggttatttttgccatgACCGGCAAATTTCCTGCTAACGTCATTTTGCTGGGCCTGTTGTAAATCGTATATTTTACCATGATTGGGCTGTCTCGCGTCACCCCCTTTATGTCACCTCAGTCaatacaccaaaaaaataaataaattgcgagACGTTCTGTCTTGAACCTATTTTCAAGAGGTTTGCGTCAAAAGGTTCATCAGAAAGCTTGCTGAAACACCTGATAAAGACATCaagcatttttaattaattccgAACCTAAATTAGAGCATGCTGTATGCA encodes:
- the LOC144001719 gene encoding eukaryotic translation initiation factor 3 subunit G; protein product: MPSIEYDDSKPSWADQVEEEVDEGTLPPPKENIKGNIKTITEYKIDDDGKKLKIVRTFKIETRKASKAVARRKNWKKFGNSEFDAAGPNVATTTVSDDVFMTFISSKEDLNAQDQDEDPMNKLKGQKIVSCRICKGDHWTTRCPYKDTLGPMQKELAEQLGLSTSDKEKPAGSAETEPVQPAQSKTGKYVPPSLRDGGTRRGESMQPNRRADDNATIRVTNLSEDTRETDLQELFRPFGSISRIYLAKDKNTGQSKGFAFISFHRREDAARAIAGVSGFGYDHLILNVEWAKPSNN